In Symphalangus syndactylus isolate Jambi chromosome 14, NHGRI_mSymSyn1-v2.1_pri, whole genome shotgun sequence, one DNA window encodes the following:
- the PIGQ gene encoding phosphatidylinositol N-acetylglucosaminyltransferase subunit Q isoform X1, with amino-acid sequence MVLKAFFPTCCVSADSGLLVGRWVPEQSSAVVLAVLHFPFIPIQVKQLLAQVRQASQVGVAVLGTWCHCRQEPEESLSRFLEGLGAVFPHEPWLRLCRERGGTFWSCEATRRQAPTAPGEDQVMLVFYDQHQVLLSQLHPPTVLPDRRAGATTASTGGLAAVFDTVARSEVLFRSDRFDEGPVRLSHWQSEGVEASILAELARRASGPVCLLLASLLSLVSAVSACRVFKLWPLSFLGSKLSTCEQLRRRLEHLTLIFSTRKAENPAQLMRKANTVVSVLLDVALGLMLLSWLHGRSRIGHLADALVPVADHVAEELQHLLQWLMGAPAGLKMNRALDQVLGRFFLYHIHLWISYIHLMSPFVEHILWHVGLSACLGLTVALSLLSDIIALLTFHIYCFYVYGARLYCLKIHGLSSLWRLFRGKKWNVLRQRVDSCSYDLDQLFIGTLLFTILLFLLPTTALYYLVFTLLRLLVVAVQGLIHLLVDLINSLPLYSLGLRLCRPYRLADKPTALQPRGANLPPPQLWLPSQALLGHPVPQAVLWGAHLPLEAERGQAGLREPPACLAPPHGHGQPSALPGWHQLSWRVSRALWTLLCAPEHGRPCYHTLRLEVVGSEQM; translated from the exons ATGGTGCTCAAGGCCTTCTTCCCCACGTGCTGTGTTTCGGCGGACAGCGGCCTGCTGGTGGGACGGTGGGTCCCGGAGCAGAGCAGCGCCGTGGTCCTGGCGGTCCTGCACTTTCCCTTCATCCCCATCCAGGTCAAGCAGCTCCTGGCCCAGGTGCGGCAGGCCAGCCAGGTGGGCGTGGCCGTGCTGGGCACCTGGTGCCACTGCCGGCAGGAGCCTGAGGAGAGCCTGAGCCGCTTCCTGGAGGGCCTGGGTGCCGTCTTCCCCCATGAGCCCTGGCTGCGGCTGTGCCGGGAGAGAGGCGGCACGTTCTGGAGCTGCGAGGCCACCCGCCGGCAAGCGCCCACGGCCCCCGGTGAGGACCAGGTCATGCTCGTCTTCTATGACCAGCACCAGGTGTTGCTGTCACAGCTGCACCCGCCCACCGTCCTGCCCGACCGCCGGGCTGGAGCCACCACTGCCAGCACGGGGGGCCTGGCTGCCGTCTTCGACACGGTAGCTCGCAGCGAGGTGCTGTTCCGCAGCGACCGCTTCGATGAGGGCCCCGTGCGGCTGAGCCACTGGCAGTCGGAGGGTGTGGAGGCCAGCATCCTCGCGGAGCTGGCCAGGCGAGCCTCGGGACCCGTTTGCCTGCTGTTGGCCAGCCTGCTGTCGCTGGTCTCAGCTGTCAGTGCCTGCCG AGTGTTCAAGCTCTGGCCCCTGTCCTTCCTCGGGAGCAAGCTCTCCACGTGCGAACAGCTCCGGCGCCGGCTGGAGCACCTCACGCTCATCTTCAGTACACGGAAGGCGGAAAACCCTGCCCAGCTGATGAG GAAGGCCAACACGGTGGTCTCTGTGCTGCTGGACGTGGCCCTGGGCCTCATGCTGCTGTCCTGGCTCCACGGGAGAAGCCGCATCGGGCATCTGGCCGACGCCCTTGTTCCTGTGGCTGAC CACGTGGCCGAGGAGCTCCAGCACCTGCTGCAGTGGCTGATGGGTGCTCCCGCCGGGCTCAAGATGAACCGTGCACTGGACCAAGTGCTGGGCCGCTTCTTCCTCTACCACATCCACCTGTGGATCA GCTACATCCACCTCATGTCCCCCTTCGTGGAGCACATCCTGTGGCACGTGGGCCTCTCGGCCTGCCTGGGCCTGACGGTGGCCCTGTCCCTCCTGTCGGACATCATCGCCCTCCTCACCTTCCACATCTACTGCTTCTATGTCTATGGagccag GCTGTACTGCCTGAAGATCCATGGCCTATCCTCGCTCTGGCGTCTGTTCCGGGGGAAGAAGTGGAACGTTCTGCGCCAGCGCGTGGACTCCTGTTCCTATGACCTGGACCAG CTGTTCATCGGGACTCTGCTGTTCACCAtcctgctcttcctcctgccTACCACAGCCCTGTACTACCTGGTGTTCACCCTG CTCAGGCTCCTGGTGGTCGCCGTGCAGGGCCTGATCCATCTGCTTGTGGACCTCATCAACTCCCTGCCGCTGTACTCACTGGGTCTTCGGCTCTGCCGGCCCTACAGGCTGGCGG ATAAACCCACTGCCCTACAGCCACGTGGTGCAAACCTACCGCCTCCCCAGCTGTGGCTGCCATCCCAAGCACTCCTGGGGCACCCTGTGCCGCAAGCTGTTCTTTGGGGAGCTCATCTACCCCTGGAGGCAGAGAGGGGACAAGCAGGACTGAGGGAGCCGCCAGCTTGCCTGGCACCACCACATGGCCACGGCCAGCCATCTGCTCTGCCAGGGTGGCACCAGCTGAGCTGGCGTGTGTCCCGTGCTTTGTGGACGCTGCTGTGTGCTCCTGAACACGGCAGGCCCTGCTATCATACTTTGCGCTTGGAGGTCGTTGGGAGTGAGCAGATGTAG
- the PIGQ gene encoding phosphatidylinositol N-acetylglucosaminyltransferase subunit Q isoform X2, whose product MVLKAFFPTCCVSADSGLLVGRWVPEQSSAVVLAVLHFPFIPIQVKQLLAQVRQASQVGVAVLGTWCHCRQEPEESLSRFLEGLGAVFPHEPWLRLCRERGGTFWSCEATRRQAPTAPGEDQVMLVFYDQHQVLLSQLHPPTVLPDRRAGATTASTGGLAAVFDTVARSEVLFRSDRFDEGPVRLSHWQSEGVEASILAELARRASGPVCLLLASLLSLVSAVSACRVFKLWPLSFLGSKLSTCEQLRRRLEHLTLIFSTRKAENPAQLMRKANTVVSVLLDVALGLMLLSWLHGRSRIGHLADALVPVADHVAEELQHLLQWLMGAPAGLKMNRALDQVLGRFFLYHIHLWISYIHLMSPFVEHILWHVGLSACLGLTVALSLLSDIIALLTFHIYCFYVYGARLYCLKIHGLSSLWRLFRGKKWNVLRQRVDSCSYDLDQLFIGTLLFTILLFLLPTTALYYLVFTLLRLLVVAVQGLIHLLVDLINSLPLYSLGLRLCRPYRLAAGVKFRVLQHEAGRPLRLLMQINPLPYSHVVQTYRLPSCGCHPKHSWGTLCRKLFFGELIYPWRQRGDKQD is encoded by the exons ATGGTGCTCAAGGCCTTCTTCCCCACGTGCTGTGTTTCGGCGGACAGCGGCCTGCTGGTGGGACGGTGGGTCCCGGAGCAGAGCAGCGCCGTGGTCCTGGCGGTCCTGCACTTTCCCTTCATCCCCATCCAGGTCAAGCAGCTCCTGGCCCAGGTGCGGCAGGCCAGCCAGGTGGGCGTGGCCGTGCTGGGCACCTGGTGCCACTGCCGGCAGGAGCCTGAGGAGAGCCTGAGCCGCTTCCTGGAGGGCCTGGGTGCCGTCTTCCCCCATGAGCCCTGGCTGCGGCTGTGCCGGGAGAGAGGCGGCACGTTCTGGAGCTGCGAGGCCACCCGCCGGCAAGCGCCCACGGCCCCCGGTGAGGACCAGGTCATGCTCGTCTTCTATGACCAGCACCAGGTGTTGCTGTCACAGCTGCACCCGCCCACCGTCCTGCCCGACCGCCGGGCTGGAGCCACCACTGCCAGCACGGGGGGCCTGGCTGCCGTCTTCGACACGGTAGCTCGCAGCGAGGTGCTGTTCCGCAGCGACCGCTTCGATGAGGGCCCCGTGCGGCTGAGCCACTGGCAGTCGGAGGGTGTGGAGGCCAGCATCCTCGCGGAGCTGGCCAGGCGAGCCTCGGGACCCGTTTGCCTGCTGTTGGCCAGCCTGCTGTCGCTGGTCTCAGCTGTCAGTGCCTGCCG AGTGTTCAAGCTCTGGCCCCTGTCCTTCCTCGGGAGCAAGCTCTCCACGTGCGAACAGCTCCGGCGCCGGCTGGAGCACCTCACGCTCATCTTCAGTACACGGAAGGCGGAAAACCCTGCCCAGCTGATGAG GAAGGCCAACACGGTGGTCTCTGTGCTGCTGGACGTGGCCCTGGGCCTCATGCTGCTGTCCTGGCTCCACGGGAGAAGCCGCATCGGGCATCTGGCCGACGCCCTTGTTCCTGTGGCTGAC CACGTGGCCGAGGAGCTCCAGCACCTGCTGCAGTGGCTGATGGGTGCTCCCGCCGGGCTCAAGATGAACCGTGCACTGGACCAAGTGCTGGGCCGCTTCTTCCTCTACCACATCCACCTGTGGATCA GCTACATCCACCTCATGTCCCCCTTCGTGGAGCACATCCTGTGGCACGTGGGCCTCTCGGCCTGCCTGGGCCTGACGGTGGCCCTGTCCCTCCTGTCGGACATCATCGCCCTCCTCACCTTCCACATCTACTGCTTCTATGTCTATGGagccag GCTGTACTGCCTGAAGATCCATGGCCTATCCTCGCTCTGGCGTCTGTTCCGGGGGAAGAAGTGGAACGTTCTGCGCCAGCGCGTGGACTCCTGTTCCTATGACCTGGACCAG CTGTTCATCGGGACTCTGCTGTTCACCAtcctgctcttcctcctgccTACCACAGCCCTGTACTACCTGGTGTTCACCCTG CTCAGGCTCCTGGTGGTCGCCGTGCAGGGCCTGATCCATCTGCTTGTGGACCTCATCAACTCCCTGCCGCTGTACTCACTGGGTCTTCGGCTCTGCCGGCCCTACAGGCTGGCGG CTGGTGTGAAGTTCCGTGTCCTCCAGCACGAGGCCGGCAGGCCCCTCCGCCTCTTGATGCAG ATAAACCCACTGCCCTACAGCCACGTGGTGCAAACCTACCGCCTCCCCAGCTGTGGCTGCCATCCCAAGCACTCCTGGGGCACCCTGTGCCGCAAGCTGTTCTTTGGGGAGCTCATCTACCCCTGGAGGCAGAGAGGGGACAAGCAGGACTGA
- the NHLRC4 gene encoding NHL-repeat-containing protein 4 → MLGLEGPCWVGPGPDGGLAVSEEFGDVRLFGSARQPLGSLGGWTGHTFGCPAGICSNSEGNIIVADEQRRQVTLFSRAGPPICLVSKGLGQPLGVACAPQGQLLVADAKDNSIKVYQGLKELA, encoded by the coding sequence aTGCTGGGTCTGGAGGGCCCCTGCTGGGTGGGCCCGGGGCCTGATGGGGGCCTTGCTGTGAGCGAGGAGTTTGGGGATGTGAGGCTGTTTGGCAGTGCCCGCCAACCCCTGGGCTCCCTGGGGGGCTGGACGGGGCACACTTTCGGCTGCCCAGCGGGCATCTGCTCCAACTCAGAGGGCAACATTATTGTGGCAGATGAGCAGAGGCGCCAGGTGACCCTGTTTTCCCGGGCTGGGCCACCCATCTGCCTGGTGTCGAAGGGGCTTGGGCAGCCCTTGGGAGTGGCCTGTGCACCCCAGGGCCAGCTCCTGGTGGCTGATGCCAAGGATAACTCCATCAAGGTGTACCAGGGCCTCAAGGAGCTGGCCTGA